The Syntrophus gentianae genomic sequence TATCACCATCAAGAGTGAAGCCTTCCGGATCTCCTCCACGGGAATGCTGAAAGGCTGCCGGAGAACGGTAACGGGTATTCTGGAAAAGGACGGAAAAACGGAGAAGTTCAAACTCCGGGTTCTGATGATGAATTGATGAACAAAAAAATTCTGGGCATTGATATCGGTTCGACCTTTCTGAAGGCCGTTGCCTTGAAATGCGATTTAACGGGCAGAGTCACCGTTACGGCATCGGCCCTGATCGATATGGAAGCCGCCGGCGGCCTGGAGACTTCCCTGCGGAAACTTTTTGCGGACAAGAGTTTCAAAAACGGGGACTGCGTCTTTTCCATCCCGGCAAGGTCCTGCTCCTTCCGCAATCTTTCGCTGCCTTTCACCGAGGAGAAGACGATCGACGAGATCATTACCTATGAGCTGGAACCGCATCTTCCCGATCCCATCGAAACCGTTATCGTCGATTCCCTGCCGCTCTCTTCAGCAGGTGGATCGACAGAAGTTCTCGCCGCTGCCGCAAGAAGGCAGGATATCCAGAAACTATCGCAATATGCAGAGGGCCACAGCATAGCCGTCATCGATACGGACGCCGTCCCCGTCGCCTTGAATCTTCTGGATACCGACATCCCCGATGACTCATGGATTCTGCTGGATATCGGAGATCGGTCTTCCGTCGCCGTATTCGTGCAGAAAAAATCCATCGTGCACGTGAGATCCTTTTCCTGGGGGATGGCCGAGCTTGCCGAAACAGGCATGGAGCAGACGGATTCCCTTCACGATGACGAAAGTCAGAGCGGGATCAAGCAGGCAAACGGAACCAGGCCGGCTTCCCCTGAAGCCCACGGGAGGCCGTTTCAGCGTTTCCAGGAAATCGTCGATACGCTTCAGCTCCTCGCCGTAAAGGGTCTTCTGGAAGCCCCATCGGCGCACATTTACCTTACCGGAGGCGGCGTGCTCGACGAAGCCCTGCGAAAAGATCTGGAATCCTTCTTCAAACTGCCGGTTCTCGTTGTCGACCTGCTCAAAAGAAGAGGCATCGCACTCCAGGGAAAGAACCCGATGTCTTGGAATGCGCCTCTCATGAATCAGGCTCTGGCGCTGGCCCTTCGCGGGATGACGGCATCGCGGGGTTTCAATTTCAGGAAAGACGAAACCGTCTCGAAAAAGAAGCCTCAGGGAATCAGAGGGCATCTCTTGTGGACGGCTGCGATGGTGGTTATTTTCTTCCTCTGCCTGGCAACCTGGCAAATCGCCCATTATTATGCAGACAGCCGGAAACTCAGCAACCTCAAGGCGGAAATTACGAAAACCTTCAAAAGCAGTTGTCCCGAGGTCACCCGGATTGTCGATCCGGTCCGCCAGCTGCAACAGAAGATAAACGAAGCAAAAAATGTCTCCGGGGGTATGGAAAACGGTCCCCTTTTTCTTGAACAGTGGAAAAAGGCGATGGATGCCCTGCATGAGAATTCCGGGATTCTTGTCTCCGGGATCAACTACAATTCGATCTCCCTGGAAATTTCGGGGGAGGCATCCGACTACCAGGTCATAAACAACTGGAAGAACGAACTGGAAAAGGCCAGGTCCTTTGCTGACATCCAGATGCAGTTCGGCGGGAACAAAGACAAGGACGCCAAAAACACCTTTCGGTTAAGGATGACCCATGTCCATTAAATCCCTTATATCCTATTGGTCAGGTCTGCAAAAGCGGGAGCGGTACGTTGTCGGGGCGGGCCTTGTCGGACTTTTTCTGCTCCTCTTGAGCTACTTTGTTCTGCTGCCCTTTTTCGAAGCGAAAAATAAGCTGACTCGATCCATTCAACGTCAGGAGAAGGTCCTGCAGGAGTTGATCTCTTTGAATGAGCAATACGGCCATCTCAAGGGAGGAGGAGAAGATCGCCGGAAAGAGACGAGCCAAAGCGATCCGGATTTGCCCCTGTCTTCCCGGCTGGATAAGATTCTTACGGAAACGGACATGAAATCCTGCGTTTCGGATTTTCAGACGACAAAATCCGTCACCAAGGAGCACCACCTGATCCGGACGGAGCTCAAGATAAACAGGGTCAAAATGGACCAGTTGATCAAGTTTCTGTATTTCGTGGAATCCCCGGAAAACGGCATGCGGATTGAGCAGATATCCATTTCCAAAACGCCGGCTGAAACGGAATATTTAAACGCCACGGTGACTCTGAAAACCTACGAGGGGAAATTGCCGGGATAACACAGCCCGAAATCGTGTTTTTCTGCTGAGAGATGAGATTTTCCATGGTCAAATCATTTAACTTACCGCCTTTCATCAAGGACAATCCGGGATGGGTTTACCGTATTTTTACCCTCGTCCTGGCCACCGGGGCATTGATCTGGACAGGATGGGATCTGACCAATGTACTGGATTCGTCATCCCAAAAGATAAAACTGCCCTCCCCTTCCCGGACCTCTTTTTCTGTCAGCACTCCCCAGGGTTCTGCCTCGTCCCCTGCTCTTTCCGATTATTCGTCAATCGTGAAAAAGAATCCCTTCGGTCTCGTACCCACGGTCAGAGTGACGCCAAAGGTTGAACCTCCGCCCCCGCCGCCCCCCCCTCCTCCGCCTGAACTTGTGGGGACCA encodes the following:
- the gspM gene encoding type II secretion system protein GspM is translated as MSIKSLISYWSGLQKRERYVVGAGLVGLFLLLLSYFVLLPFFEAKNKLTRSIQRQEKVLQELISLNEQYGHLKGGGEDRRKETSQSDPDLPLSSRLDKILTETDMKSCVSDFQTTKSVTKEHHLIRTELKINRVKMDQLIKFLYFVESPENGMRIEQISISKTPAETEYLNATVTLKTYEGKLPG
- the pilM gene encoding pilus assembly protein PilM, with the translated sequence MNKKILGIDIGSTFLKAVALKCDLTGRVTVTASALIDMEAAGGLETSLRKLFADKSFKNGDCVFSIPARSCSFRNLSLPFTEEKTIDEIITYELEPHLPDPIETVIVDSLPLSSAGGSTEVLAAAARRQDIQKLSQYAEGHSIAVIDTDAVPVALNLLDTDIPDDSWILLDIGDRSSVAVFVQKKSIVHVRSFSWGMAELAETGMEQTDSLHDDESQSGIKQANGTRPASPEAHGRPFQRFQEIVDTLQLLAVKGLLEAPSAHIYLTGGGVLDEALRKDLESFFKLPVLVVDLLKRRGIALQGKNPMSWNAPLMNQALALALRGMTASRGFNFRKDETVSKKKPQGIRGHLLWTAAMVVIFFLCLATWQIAHYYADSRKLSNLKAEITKTFKSSCPEVTRIVDPVRQLQQKINEAKNVSGGMENGPLFLEQWKKAMDALHENSGILVSGINYNSISLEISGEASDYQVINNWKNELEKARSFADIQMQFGGNKDKDAKNTFRLRMTHVH